Proteins encoded in a region of the Elaeis guineensis isolate ETL-2024a chromosome 7, EG11, whole genome shotgun sequence genome:
- the LOC105049287 gene encoding uncharacterized protein → MEWRESYLDAVLVPLSLLLPILYHGWLWHKVRFQPHGTTIGINSSGRRLWVLAIMKDNDKKSVLAVQTMRNAIMGSTLMATTSILLCSGLAAVISSTYSIKKPLNDTVFGAHGEFMLSLKYVTLLLIFLFSFICYSLSIRFINQVNFLINTPCTASADASLHLVTPDYICDLLEKSFALNTVGNRLFYAALPLLLWIFGPVLVFLCSVTMLPILYHLDIVSGENKRGFGSKVEKMDEV, encoded by the exons atGGAGTGGAGAGAGAGCTATTTGGACGCGGTGCTGGTGCCCTTAAGCCTCCTCCTCCCCATCCTATACCATGGTTGGCTTTGGCACAAGGTCCGTTTCCAACCGCATGGCACCACAATCGGCATCAACTCCAGCGGTCGACGCCTTTGGGTCCTTGCCATTATGAAG GACAATGACAAGAAGAGCGTCCTTGCGGTGCAAACGATGAGGAACGCGATCATGGGGTCGACTCTGATGGCGACGACCTCCATCCTCCTCTGCTCGGGCCTGGCCGCGGTCATCAGCAGCACCTACAGCATCAAGAAGCCGCTCAACGACACCGTGTTCGGTGCCCACGGGGAGTTCATGCTGTCCCTCAAATATGTGACCCTCCTCCTCATCTTCCTCTTTTCCTTCATCTGCTATTCCCTCTCCATAAGGTTCATCAACCAGGTCAACTTCCTCATCAACACTCCCTGCACCGCCAGCGCCGATGCCTCCCTCCACCTGGTGACCCCCGACTACATTTGTGATCTCTTGGAGAAGAGTTTTGCTCTCAACACCGTGGGGAATAGGCTCTTCTACGCTGCCCTTCCCCTTCTGCTCTGGATTTTTGGGCCTGTCTTGGTCTTCCTCTGCTCCGTCACCATGCTTCCAATACTCTACCACCTCGATATTGTGTCTGGGGAAAACAAGCGTGGGTTTGGTAGCAAGGTGGAGAAGATGGACGAGGTTTGA
- the LOC105049356 gene encoding uncharacterized protein, translated as MGVTARGPRVWIMAMMKDNDRKDILVVQTLRNHKMGSTLIATASVLICCGLLTFTGGTYNAPKRRHDELEVISKCAAAILALLSALLCQTISLMFVNQVNMLANILTVEECPVTQEYVAKLLEKGVFLSIVGNRIFLCGLPLVLWVFGPVLVVLSSVVLIPVFYSIDFVSADEKGEVGVKVSAGMSHGEFHAAEA; from the exons ATGGGGGTCACCGCCCGTGGCCCACGAGTTTGGATTATGGCGATGATGAAG GACAACGACAGGAAGGACATTTTAGTTGTGCAAACGCTTCGAAACCACAAAATGGGGTCGACGCTGATAGCCACCGCTTCCGTCCTCATCTGTTGCGGCCTACTGACCTTCACCGGCGGCACCTACAACGCACCAAAGCGGCGCCACGATGAACTGGAGGTGATCTCCAAGTGCGCTGCCGCGATCCTGGCCTTGCTCTCTGCCTTGTTGTGCCAGACTATTTCTCTCATGTTCGTAAACCAAGTTAACATGCTTGCCAACATCTTGACCGTCGAGGAATGCCCGGTGACCCAAGAGTATGTGGCCAAGCTCCTAGAGAAAGGAGTCTTTCTGAGCATCGTGGGTAATAGGATCTTCTTGTGCGGCCTCCCCTTGGTTCTCTGGGTATTTGGGCCTGTGCTGGTTGTCTTAAGCTCGGTAGTCCTGATTCCAGTGTTTTATAGCATTGATTTTGTTTCTGCGGATGAGAAGGGTGAGGTCGGTGTGAAGGTGTCTGCAGGGATGAGTCATGGTGAGTTCCATGCTGCAGAGGCATAA